In Mercenaria mercenaria strain notata unplaced genomic scaffold, MADL_Memer_1 contig_1819, whole genome shotgun sequence, the DNA window TGTAATTCGATACAAGGTATAAGACTTTATTGAAAGCAGACGAATCATTCTACTTTGTTTAAGGTTTGGTCGGtttaaatatcataattttttggaattttttaatACACTTCATAATCATCACCGACAATGGACTTTGTAATTGATGCGACAGTGGCGCACGCTGTAAATAGATTAGCTTGTCCTCGAAAAGACGATTAAATTAATAAAgtacatgttacattctttttttttttacattttatttacaatttatttacatatttacaaaggCTATTTACACAAGAATGTTATAATAACGTAAAGTTGACTACAGTATTATTCACACAAAGTCATTAGCTTTGATCCAGCTATTAAATTTCTTCGGATATGTTTCCATTTCACAAAGtattgtttattttgtccttTGCCTCTTGTTTTGAGAATGTGTTCTTTTTGAAATGCCTGGTCGGGATCATAGTCCACTTTCTGCAATTCACTCTCATAAAATGTTCCTTTAATTTCTTCATCTTGCAAATCATTCAGTCTGTATACAGGCAAAATTCCTctgtaataacattttgaaacTCGGAACACTTCTCCACTGTACGTTTGATCATACGCACGGGTAAACACATTTCTCAAGTACGTAATCCTTACCTTAGTCACCAATTTTATATCCGAATCTTTTAAGTTTCGCGTCAATTTTACCTTTCCTCggattttgtacaaaatatgtgGCTAATCTCACTTCTTCCTTGTTAGTGTCTTTTACACTGGCCGGTGTTGTTTCAATTGTTCTATGGTATGAGTTATTGTATGATACTGAAATGGCTGATAAAACAGGTAGATATGTGTAGTTATCCTTGTACGTTAAGTAGCGCATTATTCTTGATTTTAAGCTTAGTACAGCACGTTCGCTCGTGCTCGCCTTAGTCTCATTCTGTGTTGGGGAGTATAAGACATTGTATTTTTTCATCAGATCTTGTACTGATTTGGCTCTGAACTCCTGACCTGAAATAGCGATAAGTTGGGGTTAAAGTATAAACtgcatttaatatttattaacaaTTCAAAAGTTTTATCAGTACTTAATGATGTAGAAAACTATTCTGAATGATAAAGTAATACTGTAATGGCTTTATAAAGAATCCATTTGATTATCTACTAACCTTTATCCGTGATCAGTCTTTTATGAGTTCGGCCAAGTTTTGACAGAATGTCCTTGAATGCATCTACTTCATCGTCTCCCGTCTTTGATTTTAAGGGTCGTAGCCAAACGTACTTGGGAGAACGTATCAATAACCAGTAAGATGTATTTATATCCCTCCCTTGCATATTTATGCATGTCAAACAAATCAGCCATCCATAAGTCATCTATTCCAGCGCTCACCACATGATTTCTTATAAACCGTCTTCTCACAGGTTTATGTAAGCTATAGGCGTCTTGATTGTGCAAGAATTTTCGTATTCTGTGCATCCCGATGTCAAATTTTCCTTCCTATTTCACCACTTTATATAGTTTCTGTGGTCCACTGAAACTTCCGGGATGTGATAGATCAAAATAGATTTGCTTTAAATAATCCTCCCACGGAGCCATGTCTTCACAGTTCAGTGTTCAGACAAGAAATGAATGAACAGTTTAATGTCAAACGTTTTTATTCTAAGTCATCACTATCCGTATCGTTTTCGCTTTCATCATTATCCGAATCCTCCAACTCAAATAAGTCTTCAAAGgaattcttgtttttctttaagACCCTTTTTACCGCAGATGTCAAACTGGTTCCTTTACTACGGAGATTTTCAATTTGTTCAACTATGGCACGATGGGTAGCATTAGTCAACAGTGGAAACCAGTATTTTTTGAGCAACGACCTGtatctttcaaagatttttttctctGCGTATGGCTGTGTCCGTTGTGTTCGTCTTCTCCATCGCCAATATATTGGTCGTATAATTTTACTGAACCTGTCTTTGTTACATGCTTGAGCAAGGTGCCACAAATGTTTATATCCTTCATTATCTTCGACGTcatcatcaatttcattttcatcTTCTAATTTTGCCCTTTTAGTTGGGGGTTCCCTGTTTTCTGGACACCAACCACTTTTCACGTGCCTCTGAACTTCGTGCGCCAAGTCAAATAAGTGCCCACAATCGTCACAAGCTTGTCCTTTATCGGCCATTATATTTTCTTCGTCGATATGAACAGTTTGAACTCCAACTGATAAATGAACCATGCTTCCAGCATTTTGGTCTTTAATACAGTCTTCTGTGCGCTCTTGCATCTGATTGGTCAATACATTTATGTCTAGATTCAAGTTGCCTTCTGGCCATTCTATGGCATATTTCAACCTGTCATTTTCTGGCGTAAAAAGTTTCAAATCCACAAGCAAATACCCGTAAGGGTTCTTTGTGGCTTTGGCAAAGGGTTTTTGAAAGGTATTGCCTAGGTACATCTGTTTTGCTAATGTCATCATTGCTTGTCGATAAACCGGATTATTAAACAGAACTAAATAATGACAATTCCTCCTTTGATTCGGATCCTTGTTGGCAAATAAATTTTGGTTGATGGAAATCACAGATAGAGATCTGTGGTGCGATCCCCCAGTGAATAAATCGGTAATCCTCATATCCTTTCCGGATTCACTAAACAGGTCGTCCAAAATGAGCAAGCTGTTGAGTCTAGGATCAAAGAAATCGATGTCCTCCAGGTCTGCTGGAATGCCTTGAACGAATTCCACCTGCGGTAACACGGATCTTTTAATTACTGAACGCTTTTTGTAAAACCACACTATTTTCTATATGTATGGCTTGATTCTAGTGGTATTGTACAACAACAAGTCCTTCATAAAAGTGTTTTTCCACaagtaataaaattatgtttaggTTTAACCAAAACTCtcacatttaatttcaataataacAGTtattatacaatttttcgttaaccgtgattcaaaattagaaaagaacaattccattcgcaaattagatgctttacaagaatttattgtcaataagaaatcatttcattgtcgcattaagcttaaatcttgaattttaatagcccggtcggagaaattgcattagaaaaatcagtagcgcgtgtggccacctctgctagcaaccacagcagcaaggcgacgcctcatagagccgcaccagttgcgtaacagataccgtgagattctggcccactcctggtgcagcgctgctaccagttcccggacgtttgctggctggggttgacgttggcgtaaccgccgtccgagataatcccacgcgtgttcaatcggattgcagtccggtgaacacgccggccaaggtaaaacattaatgtttctagcctgtagaaagtccctggtgacgcgtgcaacgtgaggtcgcgcgttgtcgtgctgatagactaatccttgacgttgacggaataaagggacaactacatgacgtaatatctggtcgatgtaacgcctggctgtgagattaccttggcaaacgacgagttgggacttaaacctatggttgattgctgcccacaccattactccacctccaccgtaacgattgtgctccaaaacgcaattgtttgcgtagcgttcatggcgtcgtctatagacacggatacgtccgtcggcgttccacaagttgaaacgcgactcgtcactgaacactacgttctgccaacgctggccgcgatggttgcgggcccaaataagacgttggtgacggtggcggaacgttagaattagaccgcggtagggcctacgacaggtaattccgcgttctctgagtcgatttctcactgtatgtcgactaattggacgtccacggttacctacaactatacgtgacgtagattgcgccgtcacaagtctgtcacgtaaatgacgttgacgtatataattatcctgtcgtattgacgttacacgcggtctacctgaacgtggtctatcgatagacgttcccgtgtctctaacacgtcgaataagacgcacaattgtcgaacgagagacgttaaaacgtctagcaacttgttcctgcgttcgcccacattcaagcatagccaaaacctgagccctctcttcagaattcagcctcggcattacgaaaactaatgtttttttcagagaatagctgaaaatatggttgtgtgtcgtattacacatgtacatgtgcaaaaatcgttcaatcaaaccacatggtttacatgcacggactgcacgaggaaatcatgaccaggtacatgaagtgaacaaatggctgaatgaaatcgcgcgagtttttgttcactgtgtttgtcggtcagagtacatgtagatttactacatttcacaacaattaaaagcgttaggaaaaaaataacgccaaatttcaacgaggcgtttctttatctcgtcagtatattaATTTGAAATTCGTAATTTAATTAGAATATACCTGTTGGACCGGAAATCTTCATGGTGAAAGGGTGTTTGAGAACCGTCGTGCTCTTAGGGTCCTCTTGTAATGTTTAATGAGGTTGAAATTGCTGCTGCTCCCGCTGCtgctgtggtggtggtggtggctgctgctgctgctgttgcttttcctgctgctgctgctgttgcttttcctgctgctgttgttgctacttttcctgctgctgctgctgctgctgttgctttTCCTGCTGCTGCTTCTTTtcctgctgctgctactgcttttCCTGCTGCTGTTACTGCTTTTCCTGCAGATGCTGCTGTTGCTTTtcctgctactgctgctgctgctgctgctgcctttcttgctgctgctgctgctgctgctgctgttgcttttcctgctgctgctgcttttcctgcttctgctgttgctgctgctgctgcttttcctgctgctgttgctgctttTCCTGCAGATGCTGCTGTTGCTTTTCCTGCTGCTGCTGCTTTTCCTACttctgctgttgctgctgctgctgcttttcctgctgctGTTGCTTTTACTGCTGAtgctgctgcttttcctgctgctgctgctgctgctgcttttcctgctgctgctgctgctgctacagCTTTtcctgctgctgttgctgctttTCCTGCAGATGCTGTGGTTGCTTTTCCTGCTGCTGCAGCTTTTCCTGCttctgctgttgctgctgctgctgcttttcctgctgctGTTGCTTTTCCtgctgatgctgctgctgctgctgcttttcctgctgctgatgctgctgcttttcctgctgctgctgctacagCTTTtcctgctgctgttgctgctttTCCTGCAGATGCTGTGGTTGCTTTTCCTGCTGCTGCAGCTTTTCCtgctgatgctgctgctgcttttcctgctgctgatgctgctgcttttcctgctgatGCTGCTGTTTttcctgctgctgctgctgctgcttttCAAGCTGATGTTGCTGCAGACTGATAATGTTTTGTTCTCCATATGAACTTAGATGTTTGACTTTTACATGTCTTTTAAAATCTGCTGTTGCTTttcctgctgctgctgctgctgctgctgttgcttttcctgctgctgctgttgctacttttcctgctgctgctgctgctgctgctgcttttcctgctgctGCTTCTTTTCCTGCTGCTGTTATAGCTTTTCCTGCAGATGCTGCTGTTGCTTTtcctgctactgctgctgctgctgctgctgcctttcttgctgctgctgctgctgctgttgcttttcctgctgctgctgctgcttttcctgctTCTGTTGTTGCTGCTGATGCTGCTTTTCCTGCAGATGCTGCTGTTGCTTttcctgctgctgctgctgttgctttTCCTGCTGAtgctgctgcttttcctgctgctgctgctgctgctgcttttcctgctgctgatgctgctgcttttcctgctgctACAGTTTTtcctgctgctgttgctgctttTCCTGCAGATGCtgctgctgcttttcctgctgctGATGCTTTTCCtgctgatgctgctgctgctTTTCAAGCTGTTGTTGCTGCAGACTGATAATGTTTTGTTCTCCATATGAACTTAGATGTTTGACTTTTACATGTCTTTTTAAATCTTGAAGCCATACATACTTCTTATtacaaaattgacatattttgtGAGTAATTTT includes these proteins:
- the LOC123538029 gene encoding uncharacterized protein LOC123538029: MQGRDINTSYWLLIRSPKYVWLRPLKSKTGDDEVDAFKDILSKLGRTHKRLITDKGQEFRAKSVQDLMKKYNVLYSPTQNETKASTSERAVLSLKSRIMRYLTYKDNYTYLPVLSAISVSYNNSYHRTIETTPASVKDTNKEEVRLATYFVQNPRKGKIDAKLKRFGYKIGD